The following proteins are encoded in a genomic region of Halalkalicoccus subterraneus:
- a CDS encoding UbiA family prenyltransferase, whose translation MVRLSISNGDELETLRRWFDRLRETQPGRVIQEAYAVCVQCSLLLAAVGASKVAVVSLLLSLPLNVAAGVAFLVTLAVYNHNKLTDLEEDAVNDPEGAAFFDSRKGLFTVLSVGAYALALGLSALGGPRAFALALFPGVLGVLYSSRWLPGAGPDRLKDVLLVGTGAVALAWAVPLALLPPAVGGQGIGLGALVVLGFFFLRTVVAVELFNVPDVAGDRRNDVGTLPVALGVRPTQYVLSGLNGCSFLLLIGGVSAGVLAPGALVATVGLVYSGGLVALIGHQNVEQLCLASYLEPPLMLGALLAGTGLGI comes from the coding sequence ATGGTACGACTCTCGATCTCGAACGGAGACGAACTGGAGACGCTCCGGCGGTGGTTCGACCGTCTCCGCGAAACACAACCCGGACGGGTGATACAGGAAGCGTACGCAGTCTGCGTTCAGTGCTCGTTGCTGCTTGCGGCCGTCGGGGCGAGCAAGGTGGCGGTCGTCTCGCTGCTGCTGTCGCTTCCGCTGAACGTCGCCGCGGGGGTGGCGTTTCTGGTGACGCTCGCGGTGTACAACCACAACAAACTCACCGACCTCGAGGAGGACGCCGTCAACGATCCCGAAGGGGCCGCCTTCTTCGACTCTCGAAAGGGACTCTTCACCGTCCTCTCGGTCGGGGCCTACGCGTTGGCGCTTGGCCTGTCCGCCCTTGGGGGCCCGCGGGCGTTCGCGTTGGCGTTGTTTCCCGGTGTCCTGGGCGTGCTCTACAGCAGTCGGTGGCTGCCGGGTGCGGGACCCGATCGGCTGAAGGACGTGCTGCTTGTCGGGACCGGCGCGGTCGCGCTCGCGTGGGCGGTCCCGCTCGCGCTCCTGCCGCCCGCGGTCGGGGGACAGGGGATCGGTCTCGGCGCGCTCGTCGTCCTGGGCTTTTTCTTCCTGCGAACCGTCGTCGCCGTCGAACTGTTCAACGTTCCGGACGTGGCCGGCGACCGGCGAAACGACGTCGGGACGCTGCCGGTCGCACTCGGCGTTCGACCCACCCAGTACGTGCTGAGCGGGCTCAACGGCTGTTCGTTCCTGTTGCTCATCGGTGGCGTCTCCGCCGGAGTGCTCGCGCCGGGCGCCCTCGTCGCGACCGTCGGCCTCGTCTACTCGGGGGGGCTCGTGGCCCTGATCGGCCATCAGAACGTCGAGCAGCTCTGTCTCGCGAGTTACCTCGAACCCCCGCTCATGCTCGGGGCCCTTCTGGCGGGTACCGGTCTCGGGATTTGA
- a CDS encoding FAD-binding domain-containing protein produces MENDTGGWQWTTSMGITTRPSFSVFESVTYSERYGPDAVYR; encoded by the coding sequence GTGGAAAACGACACCGGCGGCTGGCAGTGGACGACGAGTATGGGAATCACCACCCGCCCTTCCTTCAGTGTGTTCGAGTCCGTGACCTATAGCGAGCGCTACGGCCCCGACGCGGTGTACCGCTAG